A stretch of the uncultured Desulfobacter sp. genome encodes the following:
- a CDS encoding HlyD family efflux transporter periplasmic adaptor subunit has protein sequence MNVRSVFELLQSLRENPKDPQYWQTYCRLLSALSRADQCLLVEINHEAFEILGSDSQDMDWISRQAGVLFKHYRTNITAAAGKAVLKCSDPDGKLRQVVGMNLSALPCRVAVLNIPARESAQMTELLLRVMLVSDLAVMDQNALVRAAPEKIETQSNNDLITTLELMVRVMDEQHFQAAALVLVNGLAAQLGSSQVVLAWFEKGYMRLKAISHISRFELETDHTRLLESTCEEAFDQERYLVYPNNTDADQILFAHRQLLNTMGASRIHTLPLRRGALPCQATLLIVEQDIPFNRDCIEALMIGLGMLMPWLAQKWADDRWWGARVADGVTGKLSQWIGAEFVWQKIAAITAALVLIYVCNATWPFRLEAGAVLVTDSTRLIGAPFDGYLDQVQATLGDTVKQNAVMARLDVKDLILQEAEIQARMRSLRADEDKARAQNNLVDVEIAQARLAQSQANLDRIHYQRTQADIPAPFAGVIVEGERKDLLGNPVRKGDALFRLARIEGLYAELELPERLIRFLEPRATGEMVLLAQPDQRIPFKITRIVPMAHVKGQQGNQFTIKVAFDQAPESWWRPGMSGIAKINAGRRRIIWLWTYRLTDMLRMRLWW, from the coding sequence CTTTTAAGCGCCCTTTCACGCGCAGACCAATGCCTGCTGGTAGAGATAAATCATGAGGCTTTTGAAATTCTCGGGTCAGATTCCCAAGATATGGACTGGATTTCCCGGCAGGCCGGAGTATTGTTCAAACATTACCGGACAAATATAACGGCCGCCGCCGGCAAGGCGGTTTTGAAGTGCAGTGATCCTGATGGGAAACTGCGGCAGGTGGTGGGGATGAATTTGTCTGCCCTTCCCTGCCGGGTTGCAGTGTTGAATATCCCGGCCAGGGAAAGTGCGCAAATGACCGAATTGCTGCTTCGGGTGATGCTGGTCTCTGATCTGGCAGTCATGGATCAAAACGCATTGGTTCGGGCAGCCCCTGAAAAAATTGAAACCCAATCCAACAACGATCTGATCACGACCCTGGAATTAATGGTCCGAGTCATGGACGAGCAGCATTTCCAGGCCGCGGCCCTGGTACTGGTCAACGGTCTGGCCGCTCAACTTGGCAGTTCCCAGGTGGTGCTTGCCTGGTTTGAAAAAGGGTACATGCGATTGAAGGCCATCAGCCACATCAGTCGTTTTGAACTTGAGACAGACCATACCCGCCTTTTGGAAAGCACCTGTGAAGAAGCCTTTGACCAGGAACGCTATCTGGTATATCCCAACAATACAGATGCGGACCAGATTCTTTTTGCGCATCGCCAACTGCTCAACACCATGGGAGCTTCCCGGATACACACGCTGCCGCTGCGCCGGGGCGCCCTGCCCTGCCAGGCGACGTTGCTTATCGTGGAGCAGGATATCCCTTTCAACCGGGATTGCATTGAAGCGCTTATGATCGGGCTTGGTATGCTGATGCCGTGGCTGGCCCAAAAATGGGCCGATGACCGCTGGTGGGGGGCAAGGGTTGCAGACGGGGTCACCGGAAAACTCAGTCAATGGATAGGCGCTGAATTTGTCTGGCAGAAAATAGCCGCCATCACTGCCGCCCTGGTCTTGATTTATGTCTGTAATGCGACCTGGCCGTTCAGGTTGGAGGCGGGTGCGGTGCTGGTAACCGATTCTACGCGTCTGATCGGTGCGCCCTTTGACGGATATCTGGATCAGGTCCAAGCCACCCTGGGCGACACCGTCAAACAAAACGCGGTGATGGCCCGCCTGGATGTCAAAGATTTGATATTGCAGGAGGCTGAGATCCAGGCCCGAATGCGCAGCCTCAGGGCTGATGAGGACAAGGCCCGTGCCCAGAACAACCTGGTTGACGTAGAAATTGCCCAGGCCCGTCTGGCACAATCCCAGGCAAACCTGGACCGGATTCATTATCAACGGACCCAGGCCGATATCCCCGCCCCCTTTGCCGGGGTCATTGTTGAAGGAGAACGCAAAGACCTTCTGGGAAATCCGGTCCGCAAGGGTGATGCCCTCTTTCGACTGGCCCGGATTGAAGGATTATACGCAGAACTTGAACTGCCCGAACGATTGATCCGTTTTCTCGAACCCCGGGCAACGGGAGAAATGGTTCTGCTGGCCCAGCCGGACCAGCGAATTCCTTTCAAAATCACACGAATTGTGCCCATGGCCCATGTCAAAGGGCAGCAGGGGAATCAATTTACCATCAAGGTCGCCTTTGACCAGGCACCTGAATCCTGGTGGCGGCCGGGAATGAGCGGCATTGCCAAAATTAACGCCGGACGCCGCAGAATCATCTGGCTGTGGACCTACCGATTGACGGATATGCTGCGCATGAGGCTGTGGTGGTAG